GTTTCTTCTTGCCCAGCATGAACTGGATACAGTTAATCTTTTCTCACAATAAGTTGAAAGGAAACTTCCCGAATTGGTTGGTTGAAAACAATACAAGATTACGCGTGCTAGATCTTCAGAATAACTCTTTTGTGGGTCAGTTATATTTACCAACATTGATCCACACGCATATGGTCTGGATGGATGTCTCGGCCAATCACTTGGACGGAaaactttcagaaaatattGGCAGGATTTTTCCAAATTTAGTATATCTAAATCTTTCCAATAATAAGCTTGAAGGTAATCTTCCTTCCTCAATTGGTGGCATGCTTTATTTGGATATATTAGATTTTTCTTCCAATAATTTCTCAGGCGGGGTACCAAGAGTATTAAATACAGGTTGCTTATTATTGAGCGTTTTGAACCTTGCTCGTAACAGCTTCAACGGTGAAATTTTTGTTGGGACAAGCCAGAAAATTCTGCAAATGAATGATAATCAATTCACAAGTATCACATTGGTACCAAATTCAACTCTTGACCTATTATATTTAGATATCAGCAACAACGAAATTTCAGGTACAATCCCCCAATGGCTTGGGAACGCGTCATACTTGAGGACTCTTGTTATGGCTAACAATGATTTTTATGGTCGGATCCCATGTGAACTAAGTATGATAGGTTACTTTAGACCTTTCTCATAACTTATTTACGGGATCGTTACCTTTTTGTTCGAATCTGCCACATCTTGAACACCTATATTTGCAAGGGAACAAATTCACAGGATCAATACCGAAGGCTCTTTTCAATTCCTCATCTCTTTTGACATTGGACATTGGAGATAACAACTTTACAGGCAGCATCTCTGCTGAAATCAAACAACTTCAACGCTTAAAAGTACTTTTGTTGAGTGGTAATCGTTTCACTGGTATAATTCCGAATCAGTTGTGTTTGTTAAGAATGATAAGCATAATGGATCTTTCCAAGAATGCTTTTTCAGGGACCATACCACAATGCCTCCACAAGATATATTTTGGGAAGATAGCAGCAACTAGTTTTGgctattttcaaagaaatgttAGTAATACCGTACAGTTTATGACACCTTACACATATAAAGTTTTCTTGAAATTGACTGGTGACATTTACCACGATAGTGAATATGAGGATGCAGAAGTACAGATTGAGTTTGTAACTAAATATAGGCATAGTTCTTATAAGGGTTCTCCCCTTGGTTACATGTCTGGATTGGATTTCTCATGCAACAACCTAACAGGTGGCATCCCACCTGAGTTAGGACAAATATCTTCATTGCATGCACTAAACTTATCTTATAATCAGCTGACAGGTAAAATTCCAATAACATTCTCGAAAATGGCTCAGTTGGAAAGTTTAGACCTCTCTCATAATAATTTGAGAGGAGAAATTCCTTCAGCATTGATTGATCTAACCTTTCTTGAGGTATTCAATGTGGCCAACAACAACCTCTCAGGTAAAGTTCCAGATATGAAAGCACAATTTGGAACATTT
The DNA window shown above is from Juglans microcarpa x Juglans regia isolate MS1-56 unplaced genomic scaffold, Jm3101_v1.0 JmScfU0038, whole genome shotgun sequence and carries:
- the LOC121245499 gene encoding receptor-like protein 14; amino-acid sequence: MDLSKNAFSGTIPQCLHKIYFGKIAATSFGYFQRNVSNTVQFMTPYTYKVFLKLTGDIYHDSEYEDAEVQIEFVTKYRHSSYKGSPLGYMSGLDFSCNNLTGGIPPELGQISSLHALNLSYNQLTGKIPITFSKMAQLESLDLSHNNLRGEIPSALIDLTFLEVFNVANNNLSGKVPDMKAQFGTFEKSSYEGNLFLCGPPLDKSCAKEKESDPTPTQSSNESDKKWYEVDPMEGNGNGMVEKFVKQGIAVEMFVKMSVKTENGNRMEDVCSRLYASSLGFFAILLYLLCICFAMRNVDKVIGAIILARLLPVSSKESIIAAIKITL